The genomic segment CGTCGTGGCAGCGTTGGCCGCCGTCGAAGCGACGGCAAAGGCGGCGAACGATGCCTTTGTGGCCGCCGACAAGGCGTTTGCCAAACCCAACGACGATCTGGTTAAAGCCAATGAGGCAGCAGCCGCCGCCAAATCGGAACTTGCTGCGAATCCCAATGACGCCGCCTTGAAACAGAAAGCCACCGAAGCGGATGCGAAAGTGACCGCCGCTGCGGCGGTCCAACAACCATTGGCTGCTGCAAGGACGGCAGCGGAACAAAAGCGAAATGAAGCCCTTGCGGCGGTTCAAAGGGCAACCACCGCCAAAGACGCAGCGGCGCGTGACGTCACGCATGTCGCGCGGTACGGGACCGTGATCTGGGGTGCCGCCCAGCCGAATATCCCCGGTGATGTCCGAGTCGCTCAAGCCATCGAACTGTCGGTGATGGAAGAGCCCGCACCATACCAACTGACGACCGATGTCTATCGGGTCGACGCCAATCACAGTCGACAAATTCTCGTCCCCGTGAAGATTGCCCGCCGAAATGGCTTCGATGCACCGGTCAACTTGACGGTGCTCGGCATGCCGCCAAATGCCCAGATCGAAAACAAACCGATTCCCAAAGAGAAGACGGAAGAAACTTTCCGCATCTTTATTCCGCCGAATGCTCCGCCGGGAACCTATGTGACGTATCTTACCGGACAGGCTGCTGTGTCTTATCGGAAGAATCCTGCGCGTGCTGATCGAGCTCAAGCGGAATTGACCGCAGCAGATCAGGCGGTGGCCGCGGCCACCGAGGCACTCAAAGCCGCGACTGCGGTGAAAGATGCCGCCGTGAAGAAGGCCACCGACGATCAGGCCAATGTGAAGAAGCTGACCGATGCCAAACTTCAATCCGAAAAAGCATTGGCCGAGGCCCAGAACAATGAAAAGGCCGCGGGGGAACTGGTCAAGAATGCTGGTGACAACGCCGACTTGAAAGCCGCCGCAGAAAAGAAGTTGACGGAAGCTCAGGCCGCCACGAAGGCCGCCGCAGATGCATTCGGCGCGGCCGAGAAGTCGCGTAGCGAAGCGGAAATTGCCGCCAAGCAGGCCGAAGATGCCAAGACCAAGTCCGAGGCGGATGCGAAGGCGGCTGATGAATCCAATAAGGCCGCTGCGGCGGCGAAGGCTGCCGCCGATCAGAAATTCAAGACGGCCGATGCGTACGCAAAAGCTGCGAATATCAACTTCCATCCGACGACTACGCCGATTGTCATCACGGTGAAGGCCGCTCCCTACACGTTGGCCGCGACTCCCGTTGACGGCGGCAGTCTCAAGGCTGGTGGCAAACTCGAAATCAAATGCGAGATCAAACGGCAGAACGGCTTCGCCGGACCGGTGACTTTGTCATTACCCGTTCCACCGAACGTGGTGGGAGTCAAGGCGGATTCGATTGTGATCGCTCCCGACCAGTCGGCGGCAAGCCTGACCGTGGAAGCGGCGGCCGATACTCCAGAAGCGGCACTCGCCAATATGGTGGTACGTGCCGTGGCCGAATGGGATGGCGAAGCAATCGTCGATCAGCCGGTGGCATTGAAAGTTGTTAAATAAAACGAGGCCAGCGATGTGCAGGGACCATCGTCAAAGATCGTTCCTGCCACGGCTCTGGCTGTTTCCCATAATCCCGCTCAACCTCACGTCTTTGGTGACACGATGAATACATCTGCCCGGTTTCAGTCGTTGCGAACGTCCTTCGTTCACAGTCTGGTCTGCCTTTGTTTAGTGAATCAAGCTGTGTCATTCGCGGCAGACGAGGCTCCGGCTGGAAAGATTGAACCCGCCGCAGTCACGCTCGATCGCCCGATCGAATTCGAGAAGGACATTCAGCCAATCCTTGATGACAAATGCGTTGCCTGCCACAACGTTGCTGTCGCCGAGAGCAAACTGATTCTCGAAGATGTTGCATCGATTCTGAAAGGCGGAAAACGCGGTCCAGCCGTCGTTGCCAAAGATGTCGAAAAAAGCCTGCTCTATCAGGTCGCGGCCCGTGCTGCTGATCCGGTCATGCCCCCGCTGCCCAACAAGGTGTCGGCTTCCGCATTCACTCCCCAGGAGTTGGGGCTGCTGAAGAAGTGGATCGAAGAAGGGGCCACTCAGGGAATGGGAACGGGTCAGCACAGTGTTCCATGGCAGACGATTCCTGCCAATCTTCATTCCATCTACAGTGTCGCACTATCCACTTGGGGCCGCTGGGGTGCTTGCGGCCGATCCAATCAAATCGATCTGTATGACCTGACGTCGGGTGAGTATGTTGCCCGTTTGCAGGATCCTGCGCTTCTGGCAGTTAAGAACGGCGATAAACCGTTCTATCCCAACGGTGCCGCTCACCGTGACTTCGTTCATGCCTTGGCGTTCAACCCCGCCGGAAACCTGCTGGCATCCGCAGGGTATCGCGAAGTGAAACTGTGGCAGCGACCGTCGAACGTTCAGACCGGTGCGTTCCCGCAGGATCAGGTGGTCACATCGTTGGCGGCATCCGCTGATGGAAAATGGCTTGCTTTCGGTCGGGCCGATAACTCGATCATCCTGCAGAGCGTCACCGATCCGAATGCCAAACGAGTTCTCGCCGGACACGCGGGGCCGGTAACGGCGGTCGAATTCAGCTCGAGTTCGTTGGTCCTGTTCAGCGGTTCGAAAGACAAGACGGTTCGATCCTGGGCAGTGATTGAAGGCACTCAGACGGGGATCGTTGAAACTCCGCACGAAGTAAACTGCCTCGTGCTGAATCCTGAAGTCACGCGCGTCTTTACTGGTCACTCTGGCGATAATGTCATTCGCGGTTGGAATGTTCCTTTCGAAGCACCGAAACCCGGCGAACCCTCCAAGCCCGTCATCGAAATGAAAGGCCACGAAGCGCCCGTGACAGGCATTGATTTGATTCTTCCCGGAAGCACGCAACTGGTTTCGACGAGTGCGGATTCCACCTGGCGTGTTTGGGACGTTGCGAATGGCAGCCAGGTTCGTACACAAAACCACGGTGCACCAATCAATGCTCTGGCTCTCAAGAGTGACGGTCAATTCGTGGTGACGGCGGGCGCCAACAACATTGCCAAGTTGTGGAAGATCGATGGGACCGCAGTCGCCGAGCTGAAGGGCAATATCACCGCGCAGAGGCGAGTGCTCGTCCTGACCGACGATGACGCTGTGGCAAAGTCGCGTGTGGCCTTGGCTGACGCAGGCTTCAAAGCCGCGGAAAAGAACTTCAAAGAACGCGAAGAATCGACCAAGAAAGCCATGGAGCAAAAAGTGGCCATGGAAAAGGCCTTGGTTGATGCCAAAGCCAAAGAAGAGCCCGCTGTGGCAGCGGTTGCCGCCGCGAAGACGGAACTCGACGCTAAACCTGACGACGAGGCACTGAAAAAGAAGAAAGCGGATGCCGATGCTGCGGCCGCGAAGGAAGTTGAAGCAGTCAAGAAAGCTCAGGAAGCGGTCGACGCTGCCGTGAAAGCACTTGCCCAGACCGAGAAGGGCCAGCAATCTGCGGACGAACAGCAGAAGCAAGTCAAGCAGCATCTCGACGCCGAAACCGAGGCCGCGAAAGCCGTCGAAGCGGTGTTCAATCAAGCGAAATCCGAACTTCCCGCCATCGAAGCCAAGGCGATCAAGTCGGTGACATATGTCGCCGACGGCAAGCTGATTGCGACTGCGGGGGAAGATGGTGTCATTCGCCTTTGGAATGGAACAACGGGTAAGCCGCTCGAAGAAATTACCGGGCATCAGGCGGCCATCGGTTTGCTGGCGTCTGGGCCAAACCGCATGTTGGTCGCATCCAGTGATGACAAACAGGTCTTGGCCTGGGATGCGAATCCCACATGGTCACTGATGGCGACACTCGGTCCCGCACCAGAGAATTCGCTCGATCTTTCAAAGTCGACTTTCAC from the Schlesneria paludicola DSM 18645 genome contains:
- a CDS encoding WD40 domain-containing protein; this translates as MSFAADEAPAGKIEPAAVTLDRPIEFEKDIQPILDDKCVACHNVAVAESKLILEDVASILKGGKRGPAVVAKDVEKSLLYQVAARAADPVMPPLPNKVSASAFTPQELGLLKKWIEEGATQGMGTGQHSVPWQTIPANLHSIYSVALSTWGRWGACGRSNQIDLYDLTSGEYVARLQDPALLAVKNGDKPFYPNGAAHRDFVHALAFNPAGNLLASAGYREVKLWQRPSNVQTGAFPQDQVVTSLAASADGKWLAFGRADNSIILQSVTDPNAKRVLAGHAGPVTAVEFSSSSLVLFSGSKDKTVRSWAVIEGTQTGIVETPHEVNCLVLNPEVTRVFTGHSGDNVIRGWNVPFEAPKPGEPSKPVIEMKGHEAPVTGIDLILPGSTQLVSTSADSTWRVWDVANGSQVRTQNHGAPINALALKSDGQFVVTAGANNIAKLWKIDGTAVAELKGNITAQRRVLVLTDDDAVAKSRVALADAGFKAAEKNFKEREESTKKAMEQKVAMEKALVDAKAKEEPAVAAVAAAKTELDAKPDDEALKKKKADADAAAAKEVEAVKKAQEAVDAAVKALAQTEKGQQSADEQQKQVKQHLDAETEAAKAVEAVFNQAKSELPAIEAKAIKSVTYVADGKLIATAGEDGVIRLWNGTTGKPLEEITGHQAAIGLLASGPNRMLVASSDDKQVLAWDANPTWSLMATLGPAPENSLDLSKSTFTNRVLSLAFSPDGKLLATGGGEPSRSGELFLWNVETRSVAKQFVDAHSDTVFGLDFSRDGKSLVSGAADKFVKQFDVESGKLVRSFEGHTHHVLGVTWKGDGSRIASAGADNAIKVWNVETGEQHRTIQNYSKQVTAIHFIGASDNLISGSGDKTVKMHRSNDGNNYRTFAGPTDFVYAVAATRDESLAVAGGEDGIFRVWNGTNGQELYKFEVPKPAVENTQASVK